The Flavobacterium marginilacus genome window below encodes:
- a CDS encoding MFS transporter, translating into MKHDQNKKNSLKHVLFGSLIGTTIEFFDFYIYANAAVLVFPQLFFPSADATMATLQSLATFSIAFISRPLGSAFFGHYGDKIGRKFTLVAALLTMGISTVTIGFLPGYASIGVVAPLLLMLCRFGQGVGLGGEWGGAVLLAIENAPPNKRAWYGMFPQLGAPIGLLLSGGTFLLLTDLMSSQDFMDYGWRIPFIASSLLVVVGFYIRTKITETPSFENSKKEHEEVKIPFLALVKSYKNQLLFGTLASITTFLVFYLMTVFTLSWATSDLGFEKRDFLLFQLFSVLFFALFIPVSAVVADKIGRRKMLIIATTSIAVFGFFFSYFLNSGNTVMVTFFLCAGMALMGFTYGPLGTFLSELFPTTVRYSGASLTFNMAGIIGAAFAPMIAIWLASTYSLTYVGFYLTFAACISLFALLAISKKEHKF; encoded by the coding sequence ATGAAACATGACCAGAATAAAAAGAACTCGTTAAAACATGTTCTTTTTGGCAGCCTGATAGGCACCACAATCGAATTTTTTGACTTTTATATTTATGCCAATGCAGCAGTATTGGTTTTTCCGCAATTATTTTTTCCAAGTGCAGATGCTACTATGGCAACTTTGCAGTCTTTGGCAACTTTTTCCATAGCATTTATTTCCCGTCCGCTGGGGTCCGCTTTTTTTGGACATTATGGAGACAAAATTGGGCGTAAATTTACCTTGGTAGCAGCTTTGCTGACGATGGGAATATCGACTGTAACTATTGGGTTTTTGCCAGGTTATGCCAGTATTGGCGTTGTGGCTCCTTTATTATTAATGCTGTGCCGATTTGGTCAGGGTGTAGGACTTGGAGGCGAGTGGGGAGGAGCTGTTTTATTAGCAATTGAAAATGCACCGCCAAATAAACGCGCTTGGTACGGAATGTTTCCGCAATTGGGGGCGCCAATCGGTCTGCTGCTTTCGGGAGGGACTTTTCTGTTGTTAACCGACTTGATGAGCAGTCAGGATTTTATGGATTATGGCTGGAGAATTCCTTTTATTGCCAGCTCACTTTTGGTGGTGGTAGGTTTTTATATCCGAACTAAAATTACTGAGACTCCTTCTTTCGAGAATTCAAAAAAAGAACACGAAGAAGTTAAAATTCCTTTTCTTGCATTGGTTAAATCCTATAAAAACCAACTGCTTTTCGGAACATTAGCATCTATTACCACTTTCTTGGTGTTTTATTTAATGACCGTATTTACATTGAGCTGGGCAACATCCGATTTGGGTTTTGAGAAAAGAGATTTCTTATTGTTCCAGCTGTTTTCGGTGTTGTTTTTTGCTCTGTTTATTCCAGTTTCAGCTGTAGTTGCTGATAAAATCGGGAGGCGCAAAATGCTTATTATTGCTACAACTTCCATTGCCGTTTTTGGATTTTTCTTTTCCTATTTTTTAAATTCAGGAAACACAGTAATGGTAACTTTCTTTCTATGCGCAGGAATGGCTTTGATGGGATTCACTTACGGACCTTTGGGAACTTTTTTATCGGAATTATTTCCTACAACTGTTCGTTATTCAGGAGCGTCATTAACTTTCAATATGGCCGGAATTATTGGAGCGGCTTTTGCACCTATGATTGCTATCTGGCTGGCATCAACTTATAGTTTGACTTATGTTGGTTTTTATTTGACGTTTGCGGCTTGTATTTCTTTGTTCGCTTTGTTGGCAATTAGTAAAAAGGAACACAAATTTTAG
- a CDS encoding autorepressor SdpR family transcription factor, whose product MNDIFKALNDATRREILDLLKTKDLSAGEIADKFNMSKPSISHHLDILKRADLITAEKSGQFIFYSLNTTIMEDVLQWILTFKK is encoded by the coding sequence ATGAACGACATATTTAAAGCATTGAATGATGCCACTCGAAGAGAAATACTGGATCTTTTGAAAACAAAGGATTTATCTGCAGGTGAAATTGCTGATAAGTTCAATATGTCGAAGCCGAGTATTTCTCATCATTTGGATATTTTAAAACGTGCCGATTTGATTACTGCCGAAAAATCAGGACAATTTATTTTCTATTCTCTCAATACGACCATTATGGAAGATGTATTGCAGTGGATACTAACCTTTAAAAAATAA
- a CDS encoding SdpI family protein, giving the protein MNLTFRKELPIIGIVLLPFVYLAFIWNSLPEKVPTHWNYKGEIDHWGDKFSLIGLLFMLPVLTYVLLLAAPKIDPKKRIALMGGKFHQLKFFLVLCMSLLALSIIYITKNQSFSSPNLIPVLTGVLFLVLGNYFKVIQPNYFIGIRTPWTLESNEVWKLTHNFAGKLWVIGGFAVVLGGLILENNYFNIA; this is encoded by the coding sequence ATGAACTTAACTTTCAGAAAAGAACTGCCTATCATTGGAATTGTTTTGTTACCTTTTGTTTATTTAGCTTTTATTTGGAATTCATTGCCCGAAAAAGTCCCGACACATTGGAATTACAAAGGCGAAATTGATCATTGGGGAGATAAATTTTCGCTGATTGGACTGCTGTTTATGCTCCCCGTTTTAACGTATGTTTTACTGCTTGCAGCACCAAAAATTGATCCCAAAAAACGCATTGCTTTAATGGGGGGCAAGTTTCATCAGCTGAAATTTTTTCTTGTTCTGTGCATGTCTTTATTGGCATTGTCTATTATATATATTACCAAGAACCAGTCTTTTTCAAGTCCTAATTTAATACCGGTCTTAACAGGAGTCTTATTTTTGGTACTGGGTAATTATTTCAAAGTAATTCAGCCTAATTATTTTATAGGAATACGGACACCATGGACTTTAGAAAGCAATGAAGTCTGGAAGCTTACCCATAATTTTGCGGGTAAACTTTGGGTTATTGGGGGATTTGCAGTCGTATTGGGAGGATTGATTTTAGAAAATAATTATTTCAATATAGCTTAG
- a CDS encoding IS30 family transposase — translation MAHLTLEQRYKIEVYRNAGISISEIAELVDKNKSVISREIKRNSDQRSGVYKAVLADKKALNRHKVKIKKCTLTSEVEANILFYLKQDYSPEQIVGRAKIDKRAMVSKERIYQYIWENKRKGGLLYKHLRTKGKKYKKRGHLKDKRGLIIGRVDISERPKIVEKKSRLGDLEIDLVIGKNHKGALLTINDRASGILFMGKVESKEASAIQQKTIELLKDWKPIIKTITSDNGKEFANHRAIAEDLDIDYYFAKPYHSWERGANENLNGLIRQYFPKKSNFENIEEQQIKTVVNTLNNRPRKRFGYKTPNEIFAEKINKLNTVAFIC, via the coding sequence ATGGCACATTTAACGTTAGAACAAAGATACAAAATAGAAGTATATAGAAATGCCGGTATCAGTATTTCCGAAATTGCTGAATTGGTAGATAAAAACAAATCAGTTATTTCTCGAGAAATAAAACGTAATTCTGATCAAAGAAGTGGTGTTTATAAAGCTGTTTTGGCGGATAAAAAAGCTTTAAACAGGCATAAGGTTAAGATCAAAAAATGCACTTTAACCTCAGAAGTTGAAGCAAATATTTTGTTTTATTTAAAGCAAGATTACAGTCCTGAACAAATTGTTGGCAGAGCAAAAATTGACAAAAGAGCAATGGTTTCTAAAGAAAGAATCTATCAATATATTTGGGAAAATAAACGCAAAGGAGGACTCTTATATAAACATCTTAGGACCAAGGGTAAAAAGTATAAAAAAAGAGGACATTTAAAGGATAAAAGAGGACTTATTATTGGTAGGGTCGATATTAGCGAGCGTCCAAAGATTGTAGAAAAGAAAAGTAGATTGGGCGATTTAGAGATTGATTTGGTCATTGGTAAGAATCACAAAGGAGCGTTACTAACTATCAATGACAGAGCCTCTGGAATACTTTTTATGGGAAAAGTAGAAAGCAAAGAAGCTAGTGCAATACAGCAGAAAACAATTGAATTATTGAAAGATTGGAAACCAATAATCAAGACCATTACTTCGGATAATGGAAAGGAATTTGCCAATCATCGGGCCATTGCAGAAGATTTAGATATCGATTATTATTTTGCCAAACCCTACCATAGCTGGGAACGAGGAGCCAATGAAAATTTAAACGGATTAATAAGACAATATTTTCCTAAAAAATCTAACTTTGAAAACATCGAAGAACAACAAATAAAAACAGTAGTTAATACATTAAACAACAGACCCAGAAAAAGATTTGGCTATAAAACACCTAATGAAATTTTCGCCGAAAAAATCAATAAATTGAATACTGTTGCATTTATATGTTGA
- a CDS encoding alpha/beta hydrolase family protein, producing the protein MKRTVFFIMTVLSSFIMSGQEITGQWNGFLKVPGGQLALVFNISKSENGYTTTMDSPDQGARGIPVTATTFEKKTLKLEIPGARIVFEGELNQYNVIVGTFTQSGQSFPLNLSKEKLEKETLKRPQEPQKPYPYYTEDVTFENKTDKNVLAGTLSLPSKEGKFPVVILITGSGAQNRDEEILGHKPFLVLADYLTQKGIAVLRFDDRGTAKSTGDYKTATTFDFAKDVQAGIDYLKTRKEIDKSKIGLIGHSEGGIIAPIVAGNSKDVNFIVLLAGTGIRGDKLMLLQKEKIERLMAVSDGEIQKGQEVFKGVYKIIIDSPAGDPSLKSKVSSYLTLKVGDKMVDNQIKTLTAQITSPWMIGFLKLDPAVALEKVRCPVLAINGEKDMQVPADVNLEAIQKALAKGGNKNAAVKTLPNLNHLFQECKTGAPEEYAVIEQTFSPIALEEISKWILVRVK; encoded by the coding sequence ATGAAAAGAACAGTATTTTTTATAATGACAGTTTTGTCCTCTTTTATAATGTCAGGACAGGAAATCACAGGCCAATGGAATGGTTTTTTAAAAGTTCCAGGAGGGCAGTTAGCACTTGTTTTTAATATAAGTAAAAGCGAAAACGGTTATACCACCACTATGGACAGTCCAGATCAGGGAGCAAGAGGAATTCCTGTCACGGCAACCACTTTTGAAAAAAAAACTTTAAAACTAGAGATCCCTGGTGCCCGAATTGTATTTGAAGGGGAGTTAAATCAGTATAATGTAATTGTTGGTACTTTTACACAAAGCGGTCAGTCTTTTCCGTTGAATCTGTCTAAAGAAAAACTAGAAAAAGAAACTTTAAAAAGACCGCAGGAACCGCAAAAACCGTATCCATATTATACCGAAGACGTTACATTTGAAAATAAAACAGATAAAAATGTTTTGGCAGGAACGTTAAGTTTGCCCAGCAAAGAAGGTAAGTTTCCTGTTGTAATTTTAATTACTGGAAGCGGAGCACAAAACAGAGATGAAGAAATCTTAGGCCACAAGCCATTTTTGGTTTTAGCCGATTATTTGACCCAAAAAGGGATTGCGGTTTTACGATTTGATGACCGCGGTACTGCAAAATCTACTGGCGATTATAAAACAGCAACAACATTCGATTTTGCCAAAGATGTTCAAGCTGGAATAGATTATCTGAAAACCCGAAAAGAAATCGATAAAAGTAAAATTGGATTAATCGGTCACAGCGAGGGCGGCATAATTGCTCCAATCGTCGCAGGGAATTCCAAAGATGTTAATTTTATTGTACTATTGGCAGGAACAGGAATCCGCGGTGATAAATTGATGCTTTTGCAAAAGGAAAAAATAGAACGTCTAATGGCAGTTTCTGATGGCGAAATTCAAAAAGGACAAGAAGTTTTTAAGGGTGTTTATAAAATTATTATTGATTCACCAGCTGGTGATCCTAGTCTAAAGAGTAAAGTAAGCAGTTATCTGACGTTGAAAGTTGGTGATAAAATGGTCGATAATCAGATTAAAACATTAACAGCCCAAATTACTAGTCCCTGGATGATAGGTTTCCTAAAACTTGATCCTGCAGTTGCTTTGGAAAAAGTGAGATGTCCAGTTTTGGCAATTAATGGAGAAAAAGATATGCAGGTTCCAGCAGATGTGAATCTGGAGGCTATTCAAAAAGCACTCGCAAAAGGAGGTAATAAAAATGCTGCTGTTAAAACGCTTCCCAATCTGAATCATCTGTTTCAGGAATGTAAAACCGGCGCTCCAGAAGAATATGCTGTTATTGAGCAGACATTCTCCCCAATTGCGTTGGAGGAAATTTCAAAATGGATTTTGGTTCGGGTGAAGTAA
- a CDS encoding transposase, with translation MKDNPFLVQNLFYNIQQDFYVCPMGQRMENIGSGKRTSANGYESQVSYYQVKRCHGCPLRGLCHQAKGNRTIEINHRLNQLRAKAKELLTSEKGLEHRSKRPIEVEAVFGQLKNNNKFSRFTFTSIEKVEMEFLLMAIGHNFRKMIAKNNDASKTHLKISFRVLNRALKDHIYLLNTVTEYFFINQPTQNRFLKFAA, from the coding sequence ATGAAGGACAATCCGTTTCTTGTCCAGAATTTGTTCTACAATATACAGCAGGATTTTTATGTGTGTCCAATGGGACAAAGAATGGAAAACATTGGCAGTGGAAAACGGACATCGGCCAACGGATACGAATCACAAGTATCTTATTATCAAGTAAAAAGATGTCATGGATGTCCGCTAAGAGGTCTATGTCACCAAGCCAAAGGAAACAGGACAATAGAGATAAACCACCGCCTGAACCAATTAAGGGCTAAAGCCAAAGAGCTGCTCACAAGCGAAAAAGGACTCGAACACCGAAGCAAACGCCCAATAGAAGTTGAAGCAGTATTCGGACAGCTAAAAAACAACAATAAATTCAGCCGGTTTACTTTCACAAGCATCGAAAAAGTGGAAATGGAATTTCTATTGATGGCTATCGGGCATAATTTTAGAAAAATGATAGCAAAGAACAATGATGCGTCGAAAACTCATCTAAAAATTTCCTTCAGAGTTCTAAATAGAGCCCTAAAAGACCATATTTACCTTTTAAATACTGTAACAGAATATTTTTTCATTAATCAACCAACCCAAAATCGATTCTTGAAATTTGCAGCATAA
- a CDS encoding IS1182 family transposase — MAKVIFKSQSINTPELFPINIFDKISENHPVRLVDKVVNSLDISHILKKYKGGGTSAYHPRMMLKVLFYSYLSNTYSCRKIAKALTENIHFMFISGNLTPDFRTINDFRGKVLKENIKDLFAEVVKMLVEMGYVSLDIQYIDGTKIEAKSNKYTFVWRGSIEKYKEKLEVKINSILSDIENSILSDNQEVNKEELPKKINSEELKEKLSELNKKLKEPNKKITKELEKLQEEHLPKLEKYEKDLVILGNRNSYSKTDPDATFMRMKEDHMKNGQLKPAYNPQISTENQFITNVTIHQTPNDTTTLKSHLEEFEKMYQKQSKTVVADAGYGSEENYEMLENKDITVLCKV, encoded by the coding sequence ATGGCTAAAGTAATATTTAAATCGCAATCGATCAATACACCGGAACTTTTTCCGATAAATATTTTTGATAAAATTTCAGAAAACCACCCTGTCCGCTTAGTGGACAAGGTCGTCAATTCATTGGATATAAGCCATATACTTAAAAAATATAAAGGAGGAGGGACCTCGGCTTATCATCCCAGAATGATGCTTAAAGTTTTGTTTTACAGCTATTTGAGCAACACTTATTCCTGCCGAAAAATAGCAAAAGCACTCACCGAGAACATTCATTTTATGTTTATTTCAGGCAACTTAACTCCTGATTTTAGAACCATCAACGATTTTAGAGGAAAGGTTCTAAAAGAAAACATCAAAGATTTATTTGCAGAAGTAGTCAAAATGCTTGTGGAAATGGGCTATGTCAGTCTGGATATCCAATACATCGATGGAACAAAAATTGAAGCCAAATCCAACAAATACACCTTTGTCTGGCGGGGTTCTATAGAGAAATACAAAGAAAAACTCGAAGTAAAAATCAACAGCATCTTATCCGATATCGAAAACAGTATTTTATCAGATAATCAAGAAGTCAACAAGGAAGAATTACCAAAAAAAATAAACTCGGAAGAGCTGAAAGAAAAATTATCAGAACTCAATAAAAAACTCAAAGAGCCCAACAAGAAGATAACCAAAGAGCTTGAAAAGCTTCAGGAAGAGCACCTGCCAAAGCTTGAAAAATACGAAAAAGATTTAGTGATTTTAGGCAATAGAAACTCCTACAGCAAAACAGATCCTGACGCTACCTTTATGAGAATGAAGGAAGACCATATGAAAAACGGACAGTTAAAACCTGCATACAATCCTCAGATTTCTACTGAAAATCAATTCATTACCAATGTAACCATTCATCAGACACCTAACGACACTACGACTTTAAAATCCCATCTGGAGGAATTTGAAAAAATGTATCAAAAACAAAGCAAAACAGTTGTAGCCGATGCTGGTTATGGAAGCGAAGAAAACTACGAAATGCTTGAAAATAAAGATATAACAGTACTATGTAAAGTATAA